The DNA window TTGCTGCTTTAAGCTTCAATCTCTCTGtgaataaaatcatataagGAATGGTGTAGCAACTCCTAGCTTCAAAGTTTACatatatgtcttttttttttgatctaaCCAAACTTTCATTACTCTTAAATATGTTTAGCCTCTAACAGAGGAGGATACAACTAGGCTATTGACAGCCAAACTAACAACAATAACTAGGCTATTGACAGCCAaactaacaacaacaacaacatgaaaaTAGGGGATAGAAAGGTGATAAGTCCCAAACAGAAACCAAATGAAATCGTATCACAACATCATAAGCTTCTTCCAAACATTTTACTTTAGCAGGGACACTTCCAAACATATCATATGCGCCAAAACCAATTAAATACCTGAATCAATTCTTATATATTTCAGCTTAAAATGTTACCTTTAAGAATTGGTGAAGCACCTGCACACAATTCATAAAAGATATGGTAGGATCTCTCGCCATTGGAGAGCTGAACTACTCTTGACTGATCCAAAGAGACTACTTATTAGTCCATGAATAGCTAACATGTGGAATCTGACTAAAACTTctcaacaacaaaaaattaCCTTTTCTAGCAGAACTGTGGTCATTGAGCATCAAAGTAGTCACAGGAAACAAAAATGCATGTGAGCTCAATATTCACGAAAATATGACAAAAGAATCAGACAAATGTTAAATTGTTTACTCACAAGTTTCAAGTTTGGCTCCGCATATCTTTCCCTTTGCACTAAAATGAATCTCCATCAGTTTCCCCTGCATCAATTCAGATCTACCATGAATCCTGACCATTTATTGGCTGACATGAAACTTTCAAATCTAAAGAAGAGGAATGATTCCATACGAATCGGCTAGAGTTATCATTTCTTGATGTTTTAGCATTCCCAAAAGCTTCAAGTATACAGTTTGTCTTTAGGATTTCATTATCCACCCCAAAGTTGCCTCCACCAAGAGCTTCCAAGTACTGCATTGCATACTTTGCTGTCTCAGTTTTCCCAGCTCCACTTTCTCCGCTATAAGGAATGATACTATCAGTTAGTTATTCATATCAAACattagaaggaaaaaaaaacattcagaatTAGAAGGCCTCGTCCTACCTTATGATGATAGATTGGTTCTTCTCCTCTGCGGAAAGGAAAATTCAACAATATAAACACCAGACAATAACTATTTCAACACCATGGAAAAGAACTagagaagaaataaaaaaagaaaagaaaatgctTTATGCTCACCTCTCATCATCTCATCAAAAGCTGCATCAGCAACTGCATAAACATGAGGAGCAACCAAAGCCTTCTTCTGATAGGCTGATCTAATGTCGTTACCGTAAATCTGAACATTCTTAAACGGGTTCACTGCAATCAAAACTGGTCCTGCTTTACTCTGTAATGGAAGAAACATGAAACTGtgttaaaaatgaataataatcaaaaacaaaaccagatattttttatttggaacAAGCTTACATAAATCAAGTCTTGTGAGTATCTGACTCTGAGGTTGTAAAGAACAGATGGTTCATTCAAGTAACTAAGCTGTATAAGGTCATCAACTCCCTCCAAAACATCTGGGTTTgcagggagaatctctttcattGATACTCCCACAACCTTTTTAAAGATAACACAAAATTACAAAACCAAatcatatgaaattttaataaaaaaatcaaaagaactTACTTCCGTGTTGGACAAGACAACACAAGCCACATCACCAGAAACAGATTGTATCTTCCCCAAATGCCACTCCCCATTACCAACACGACACCAAACACTAAGTTTCTGTAATAATCGAAAAACAGAGAAGCAGTTTTAAAACACGCACGCACGTATCAGAAAAAAAACCCCGGTAATGTATTCAATATCATCACCGAAACTTGCGAAAGAAGCAATCTAACCTTGTCGATGAAATACTCAACGTTATTGACACATTCCGGCTCCGAGGTGATCTGCTCTGTCCTCCTTCTCTCGCTCCAACCCTTCTCCTCTTTGGTCTCTATCTCCGGCGAAATCGTATCACGGAGGCTCGTCGGAAGCGATTGACGATTCGACGGCATTTGTGATGCGCGTCGAGAGGGAAGGGACGGAGACTTATCCTTCAACCTCTCGCACGCGTCGTGTTGGCTAAGAGATCCCATCGTCTCCTCAGGTGTAGTTTTTATCGTCGGAGACGGAGGTATAGTCATTTGTTTCCCCTAGAATTCACCGATGCATCGGAATCTGAAAACTTTTATAACGGCGAATCTCTCAACATTGCAGATATGGAAAGTTTGTcgaaacagaacaaaaaaataaaaccgaaaaacaaaaaataatgataaCAAAACCTTTTGCCAACGAGAAGAAAAATATTAGAGAgagggaggagagagagagccaATTCCAGAGAGAAAGAATTTGAAAAACCAACGAGGCGCAACGatgaagaaatatatttttcttcttcataatcGAATGGGCTTTAAACAGAAACTTATAGGCCCAATAAAGGGACCCGAATATTATTTAATGGACCCGCCCCAACAGTGTAGGTTTAAGTAAGCAATCACAAATTCGATCTGTTTCCGTCTTTaggctttttttctttttctctcgaCTGCCCTAGCCGAGAAACCAAAAATCGGCGGCATGGCGAAGAGcaggaacaagaagaagaagagagacgaCGACGTTTCCATGGACGTTTCCGACACTAAGAGCGTCTCTGAAGCTTCTCCccaaggtaaaaaaaaatctcggcTTTGCTTAGTATACCATCTTTAAGATTTCAAGTGTTTAAATCCGTCTTTGCTCttctttgattttggttttagcCATGGACACTTCGGAGACCGGAGACACCAAACTCGCTCCTCGTACTCGTAACCTGTAAGCTCAAGTTTTCgaaaattatcatatttataaaaataatcaatttaatTTCTGGTTTGGCtagttagattttttatataaatcttttgTTGGGGTTTCTCTTGGCTACAAGTTTCCGTTGTGGTAATTTGCTCTCTTCTGAGTTGTATCTGGCTCGAGtcattaaaatcatattacatTATCATTTTGTTGAACGTACCAAGGCATAGAACGATGAAATGCATACCAAACTTCGTAGTCAGAGTTACATGCTGGCTTTGTGTCTGATGTTTTCTTTAGGACCTCCTCGCGACCCTTGCATTAATTTCTGATGATATTACTTGTTTTCTCTAGGACAAGCGTGAAGAAAGGAAAACCTATG is part of the Raphanus sativus cultivar WK10039 unplaced genomic scaffold, ASM80110v3 Scaffold3195, whole genome shotgun sequence genome and encodes:
- the LOC108818650 gene encoding uncharacterized protein LOC108818650, encoding MAKSRNKKKKRDDDVSMDVSDTKSVSEASPQAMDTSETGDTKLAPRTRNLTSVKKGKPMKRTKTARKVKAVAKAIAKHDKYEEKASKNVSKKQRTLSAKLLYE